The following proteins are co-located in the Calliphora vicina chromosome 2, idCalVici1.1, whole genome shotgun sequence genome:
- the LOC135952526 gene encoding uncharacterized protein LOC135952526 — MQRVKPEWSKSYIIRPRNHLQSHVLLYEKSRFRTSYENERCPAPMNLLIGWEYSRQWLKERDEFVRARFNSIKPKRIKNDYQTWLEKRKPRINESCRPQGVKKLLITTKGVKNAGAIKES, encoded by the exons ATGCAAAGAGTTAAACCCGAATGGTCTAAATCGTACATAATACGGCCGCGCAATCATCTACAGTCCCATGTGCTTCTCTACGAGAAATCTCGTTTTAGGACTTCATATGAAAATGAG CGTTGTCCTGCACCCATGAATTTACTTATCGGTTGGGAATATTCACGCCAGTGGCTCAAGGAGAGGGATGAATTTGTGAGGGCTCGTTTTAACAGCATTAAACCGAAACGTATTAAAAATGATTATCAAACCTGGCTGGAGAAACGTAAACCGCGGATAAATGAAAGTTGTAGACCGCAAGGTGTTAAAAAGTTGCTAATTACAACAAAAGGAGTTAAAAATGCTGGTGCTATAAAGGAAAGTTAG